In Streptomyces canus, one DNA window encodes the following:
- a CDS encoding phosphotransferase family protein — MSTATQVSELAARVCDALARRHPGAPVGELRTLPGGHSGLTYSVTAGEAAYVIKAVPPGQRPVGRNDVLRQARVLGALAATAVPVPGVAAVDESQPAWFAMDFAAGEAVEPVLDEPEVLAATARARMLEIASVLRRLHETDIDTPGLDAPEPLDAAGELARWSRTLHAVPSELRPGGEELLKRLADDVPDGLAPVLLHGDFRLGNVLCVGERAVAVVDWEIWSVGDPRIDLGWFLLFADHRNFPQLGRAVPGLPTEAELLDAYGGDGPALPAMDWFRALGRMKMAAIMGHNLRRHREGKHHDPDQERLPPTIAAMIRTARDILG; from the coding sequence ATGAGCACGGCCACGCAGGTGTCGGAGCTGGCCGCACGGGTCTGTGACGCTCTCGCCCGCCGCCATCCCGGGGCGCCCGTGGGCGAGTTGAGGACCCTGCCCGGCGGCCACTCGGGGCTGACGTACTCGGTGACCGCGGGCGAGGCGGCGTACGTCATCAAGGCGGTGCCTCCCGGGCAGCGGCCCGTCGGGCGCAACGACGTGCTGCGCCAGGCACGGGTCCTGGGAGCGCTCGCCGCGACCGCGGTGCCGGTGCCGGGCGTCGCCGCCGTCGACGAGAGCCAACCGGCCTGGTTCGCCATGGACTTCGCCGCCGGTGAGGCCGTAGAGCCCGTCCTCGACGAGCCCGAGGTGCTCGCCGCCACGGCCCGGGCACGCATGCTGGAGATCGCCTCCGTACTGCGGCGGCTGCACGAGACCGACATCGACACACCCGGTCTCGACGCACCCGAACCGCTCGACGCCGCCGGTGAGCTGGCGCGATGGAGCCGCACCCTGCACGCCGTACCGTCCGAACTGCGGCCGGGAGGCGAGGAGTTGCTCAAGCGCCTCGCCGACGATGTGCCCGACGGGCTCGCCCCGGTGCTGCTGCACGGCGACTTCCGGCTCGGGAACGTGCTGTGCGTCGGCGAGCGCGCGGTGGCGGTCGTCGACTGGGAGATCTGGAGCGTGGGCGACCCACGCATCGACCTGGGCTGGTTCCTGCTCTTCGCCGACCACCGCAACTTCCCGCAGCTGGGCCGCGCGGTGCCCGGCCTGCCCACCGAGGCCGAACTCCTCGACGCCTACGGCGGTGACGGCCCCGCGCTGCCCGCGATGGACTGGTTCCGCGCCCTGGGCCGCATGAAGATGGCCGCGATCATGGGCCACAACCTGCGCCGGCACCGCGAGGGCAAGCACCACGACCCGGACCAGGAGCGACTGCCGCCCACCATCGCCGCGATGATCCGCACGGCGCGCGACATCCTCGGCTGA
- a CDS encoding acetyl-CoA C-acetyltransferase, with amino-acid sequence MSEAFIVGAVRTPVGRRKGTLSGVHPADLGAHALRALLERTGADPDAVDDVYFGCVSQIGAQTGNIARTAWLSAGLPQHVPGTTIDRQCGSSQQAVHFAAQAVGSGAADLVVAGGVEVMSLVPIASPMFVGEQAGMGSPFAGDGWREHFGEQEVSQFRGAELIAEKWGVSREDMERFALTSHQRALAAQAGGAFDEEITPAFGLAADEGPRADTTLEKMAGLKTLTEDGRLTAAVASQISDGAAALLIASEDAVRRHGLTPLARVHTMAVVGSDPIHMLTGPIPATEKVLDRAGLTIDDIDLVEINEAFASVVLAWQKEIGADQERVNAFGGAIALGHPLGATGARLMTTLVHQLRRTGGRYGLQTMCEGGGMANATVLERL; translated from the coding sequence GTGTCGGAAGCATTCATCGTCGGGGCCGTCCGTACCCCGGTCGGCCGCCGCAAGGGCACGCTCAGCGGCGTACACCCGGCCGATCTCGGCGCCCATGCGCTGCGTGCCCTGCTGGAACGCACCGGAGCCGACCCGGACGCGGTCGACGATGTCTACTTCGGCTGTGTCAGTCAGATCGGGGCCCAGACCGGAAACATCGCCCGCACCGCCTGGCTGTCTGCGGGGCTGCCCCAGCACGTCCCCGGAACCACCATCGACCGTCAGTGCGGCTCCTCCCAGCAGGCCGTGCACTTCGCCGCCCAGGCCGTCGGCTCCGGTGCGGCAGACCTGGTGGTCGCGGGTGGGGTGGAGGTGATGAGCCTGGTGCCGATAGCCAGCCCCATGTTCGTCGGCGAACAGGCGGGTATGGGCAGTCCCTTCGCGGGGGACGGCTGGCGCGAACACTTCGGGGAGCAGGAGGTCTCGCAGTTCCGTGGGGCCGAGCTGATCGCCGAGAAGTGGGGCGTCTCCCGCGAGGACATGGAGCGGTTCGCGCTCACCAGCCACCAGCGGGCGCTCGCCGCGCAGGCCGGCGGAGCCTTCGACGAGGAGATCACCCCGGCCTTCGGACTCGCCGCCGACGAGGGTCCGCGCGCCGACACCACGCTCGAGAAGATGGCGGGACTGAAGACCCTCACCGAGGACGGGCGGCTGACGGCCGCCGTCGCCAGCCAGATCTCCGACGGTGCGGCCGCCCTGCTCATCGCCTCCGAGGACGCGGTCCGCCGCCACGGTCTGACCCCGCTGGCCCGCGTGCACACCATGGCAGTGGTGGGCTCCGACCCGATTCACATGCTGACCGGCCCGATTCCGGCCACCGAGAAGGTCCTGGACAGGGCCGGCCTGACCATCGACGACATCGACCTGGTCGAGATCAACGAGGCCTTCGCCTCCGTCGTCCTCGCCTGGCAGAAGGAGATCGGTGCCGACCAGGAGCGGGTCAACGCCTTCGGCGGAGCGATCGCGCTCGGGCATCCGCTCGGCGCCACGGGCGCCCGGCTGATGACCACGCTCGTCCACCAGCTCCGCAGGACCGGCGGCCGTTACGGTCTGCAGACGATGTGCGAGGGCGGCGGGATGGCCAACGCGACCGTACTCGAACGCCTCTGA
- a CDS encoding Zn-ribbon domain-containing OB-fold protein, producing the protein MTTDPRSPATALQGSRCPGCSVSVYPADDACPRCGGPADPAALSGAGTLWTWTVQRYAPKSPPYQAPPGGFAPFALGYVELPDGVRVAAVLDVDDLDEVRIGMPLTVTADEGVPRARPTTGHKGSA; encoded by the coding sequence ATGACCACGGATCCGCGCAGTCCGGCGACCGCACTCCAGGGCTCACGCTGCCCCGGCTGCTCGGTGTCGGTCTACCCCGCGGACGACGCGTGTCCGCGCTGCGGAGGGCCGGCCGACCCGGCGGCCCTGTCGGGCGCGGGCACCCTGTGGACCTGGACGGTGCAGCGCTACGCACCCAAGTCACCGCCGTACCAGGCCCCACCGGGCGGCTTCGCACCGTTCGCGCTCGGCTACGTCGAACTGCCCGACGGCGTACGGGTGGCCGCCGTCCTCGACGTCGACGACCTCGATGAGGTCCGCATCGGCATGCCCCTCACGGTGACCGCGGACGAAGGGGTGCCGCGGGCCCGCCCCACCACCGGCCACAAGGGGAGCGCATGA
- a CDS encoding SDR family NAD(P)-dependent oxidoreductase gives MSAPRPAGDLFSLEGRTAIVTGASAGLGARFASVLAQAGATVFAAARRVDRLKELADFDARIHPVACDVAREADRTRLIETALATTGRIDILVNNAASPGETRAENESPDAFTDVLGVNLTAPFHLARLTAEAPAPASGGRSVINVSSILGLVSAAPLGGASYSASKAGLIGLTRELAGQWGRSGTRVNALAPGWFRTEMTADLFGDERSSRWVERNTLLHRGGDSHELDGALLFLASDASSYCTGQVLTVDGGWTAR, from the coding sequence GTGAGCGCGCCGCGACCCGCCGGTGATCTCTTCTCGCTGGAGGGCAGGACCGCCATCGTCACCGGTGCGTCCGCGGGGCTGGGCGCCCGGTTCGCGAGTGTCCTCGCGCAGGCCGGCGCCACCGTGTTCGCCGCCGCCCGCCGCGTCGACCGGCTGAAGGAACTCGCGGACTTTGACGCGCGCATCCACCCGGTCGCCTGCGACGTGGCACGGGAGGCCGACCGTACGAGGCTCATCGAGACGGCGCTGGCCACCACCGGTCGCATCGACATCCTGGTCAACAATGCCGCGAGCCCGGGGGAGACCCGTGCCGAGAACGAGTCCCCGGACGCCTTCACCGACGTCCTCGGCGTCAACCTCACCGCGCCGTTCCACTTGGCCCGGCTGACAGCAGAGGCCCCGGCCCCGGCGAGTGGCGGCAGGAGCGTCATCAACGTCTCCTCCATCCTCGGCCTGGTCTCCGCAGCACCTCTCGGCGGCGCGAGCTACTCCGCGTCCAAGGCCGGCCTCATCGGCCTGACCCGCGAGCTGGCCGGACAGTGGGGCCGTAGCGGAACACGCGTCAACGCACTCGCCCCGGGCTGGTTCCGCACCGAGATGACCGCGGACCTGTTCGGCGACGAGCGCTCCAGCCGCTGGGTCGAACGCAACACCCTGCTGCACCGCGGTGGCGACAGCCACGAACTCGACGGCGCACTGCTGTTCCTGGCCTCGGACGCGTCCTCATACTGCACCGGCCAGGTCCTGACGGTCGACGGCGGATGGACCGCGCGGTGA
- a CDS encoding acyl-CoA dehydrogenase family protein produces the protein MSGIPAPDEFRAQARQWLATVAHPRTADGAWGSGSDSVAVFENWTQQQEREHTARTQEWERTRYDQGWGALNWQTAYGGRELPAYYEQLYRTEEAAFDVPHRTEIFPVTQQLVAPAIGIWGTDEQKGRWLRPMLRTDELACQLFSETEAGSDLAAVRTKAVREGDHWVLRGHKVWTSGAGVATWGVAVCRTDPDVRKHAGITVFLVRMDAPGVTVRPIQQMTGGASFNEVYLDDVTVPDTDRLGPVGEGWRVTLSVLAAERLDSGNLGLDNADRALDLARNLPRPLTGGEQCQAADVYLRALVQRLIGLRVTGALVAGREPGAEASVGKLYATETMRRTSDLVSELLGPRLVADTGEWGTYAWTEHLLGAPGYSIAGGTDEIQHNILAERVLGLPKEPVR, from the coding sequence ATGAGCGGTATCCCGGCCCCCGACGAGTTCCGCGCGCAGGCCCGGCAGTGGCTCGCCACGGTCGCGCACCCGCGCACCGCCGACGGGGCGTGGGGCAGTGGCTCCGACTCCGTCGCCGTGTTCGAGAACTGGACGCAGCAGCAGGAACGCGAGCACACCGCCCGCACCCAGGAATGGGAACGCACCCGGTACGACCAGGGCTGGGGCGCCCTCAACTGGCAGACCGCGTACGGAGGCCGCGAGCTGCCCGCGTACTACGAGCAGCTCTACCGCACCGAGGAAGCGGCCTTCGACGTGCCGCACCGCACCGAGATCTTCCCCGTGACCCAGCAGCTGGTCGCCCCCGCCATCGGCATCTGGGGCACCGACGAGCAGAAGGGGCGCTGGCTGCGGCCCATGCTGCGCACGGACGAGCTGGCCTGCCAGCTCTTCTCCGAGACCGAGGCGGGGTCCGATCTCGCCGCGGTGCGCACGAAGGCGGTGCGTGAAGGCGACCACTGGGTGCTGCGGGGCCACAAGGTGTGGACCTCCGGGGCCGGCGTCGCGACCTGGGGGGTCGCCGTGTGCCGCACCGACCCGGACGTACGCAAGCACGCCGGCATCACCGTCTTCCTGGTGCGCATGGACGCACCGGGCGTGACCGTACGGCCCATCCAGCAGATGACCGGCGGGGCCAGCTTCAACGAGGTCTACCTCGACGACGTGACCGTGCCCGACACCGACCGGCTGGGACCGGTCGGTGAGGGCTGGCGGGTCACGCTGAGCGTGCTGGCCGCCGAACGGCTCGACTCCGGAAACCTGGGCCTCGACAACGCCGACCGGGCCCTGGACCTGGCCAGGAACCTGCCCCGCCCGCTCACCGGCGGCGAACAGTGCCAGGCCGCCGACGTCTACCTCCGCGCCCTCGTGCAGCGGCTCATCGGACTGCGGGTGACCGGCGCCCTCGTCGCCGGACGCGAACCCGGAGCCGAGGCCTCGGTCGGCAAGCTGTACGCCACAGAGACCATGCGCCGCACCAGCGACCTGGTGTCCGAGCTGCTGGGGCCGCGCCTCGTCGCCGACACGGGGGAGTGGGGCACGTACGCCTGGACGGAGCACCTGCTTGGCGCGCCCGGATACAGCATCGCGGGCGGTACCGACGAGATCCAGCACAACATCCTCGCCGAGCGGGTGCTCGGCCTGCCCAAGGAGCCCGTCCGATGA
- a CDS encoding enoyl-CoA hydratase/isomerase family protein → MAVEDEIQFERDGHVARVWLNRPWKKNCVTVPILDRLDEIITEVDEDPELRVLVFRGRGGTFCSGFDLDSLKADFVGKSNAIDVAVKSAKVCDRLYSMKTPSVAVLEGYVTAGGFEIMISCDFAIAADDAKIGDFHIRRSLFGGAGPIYRVPRMIGIRKTKELMLTGKLLSGTEAAEFGLINKSAPADKLDETVEDFIGDLTDKSPFTMWLTKMTIDRSLDADTQSLMVMEHLAVGVALNSEDAAEGVSAFLEKREPKWQGR, encoded by the coding sequence ATGGCAGTGGAAGACGAAATCCAGTTCGAGCGTGATGGTCATGTCGCCCGCGTCTGGCTGAACCGACCGTGGAAGAAGAACTGCGTCACGGTGCCGATCCTGGACCGGCTCGACGAGATCATCACCGAGGTCGACGAGGACCCCGAGCTGCGCGTTCTGGTGTTCCGCGGCCGTGGGGGCACCTTCTGCTCGGGCTTCGACCTCGACAGCCTGAAGGCCGACTTCGTCGGCAAGTCGAACGCCATCGACGTCGCGGTGAAGTCCGCGAAGGTCTGCGACCGGCTCTACTCGATGAAGACCCCCTCCGTCGCCGTCCTGGAGGGCTACGTCACCGCGGGCGGCTTCGAGATCATGATCTCCTGTGATTTCGCCATCGCTGCGGACGACGCCAAGATCGGCGACTTCCACATCCGTCGCTCGCTGTTCGGCGGCGCGGGCCCGATCTACCGCGTGCCGCGCATGATCGGCATCCGCAAGACCAAGGAGCTCATGCTCACCGGCAAGCTCCTGTCCGGCACCGAGGCCGCCGAGTTCGGCCTGATCAACAAGTCCGCCCCGGCCGACAAGCTGGACGAGACGGTCGAGGACTTCATCGGTGACCTCACCGACAAGAGCCCGTTCACGATGTGGCTCACCAAGATGACCATCGACCGCAGCCTGGACGCCGACACCCAGTCGCTGATGGTGATGGAGCACCTCGCCGTGGGCGTCGCGCTCAACTCCGAGGACGCCGCCGAGGGCGTCTCGGCGTTCCTGGAGAAGCGTGAGCCCAAGTGGCAGGGGCGCTGA
- a CDS encoding alcohol dehydrogenase catalytic domain-containing protein — protein sequence MLAARLYGAKDLRIEEMSEPEPGPGQVKIRVAYAGICGTDVHEYFEIPRATHVPNPLTGATLPQTLGHEFAGTVVTCGEGVGRVAPGARVCVRPIRTCGVCPRCTSGLSHLCTALAAIGVTAPGGGLAQYVVVPADSVHQLPDGVPLEQGALVEPMAVALNAVERARVPRGGSALVTGAGAVGMGALFAFKAHGVDEVLMVEPSPARRAAAERHGGRVLDPGAVDVAAEVMAFTGGRGVDAAVECSGRADALDAAIRSLAARAPVVMVALYSGPVAIDASVVRLAELALLGCEAYPDGVFERVIEHMASGHYPTDGWLDHIPLHDTLAGLHDVRGARRLKVLVDIPDGGGS from the coding sequence ATGCTGGCCGCCAGGCTGTACGGAGCCAAGGATCTGCGGATCGAGGAGATGTCCGAGCCCGAGCCGGGGCCGGGCCAAGTGAAGATCCGCGTGGCGTACGCGGGGATCTGCGGCACCGATGTGCACGAGTACTTCGAGATCCCGCGGGCCACGCACGTGCCCAACCCGCTCACCGGTGCCACCCTCCCGCAGACCCTGGGGCACGAGTTCGCCGGGACCGTGGTGACCTGCGGGGAAGGGGTCGGCCGGGTCGCGCCCGGCGCCCGGGTCTGCGTACGGCCGATCCGCACCTGTGGAGTGTGTCCGCGCTGCACGTCGGGGCTGTCCCACCTGTGTACGGCCCTGGCGGCGATCGGTGTGACCGCCCCGGGCGGCGGCCTCGCCCAGTACGTGGTCGTGCCGGCCGACTCGGTGCATCAGTTGCCCGACGGTGTCCCGCTGGAGCAGGGCGCCCTGGTGGAGCCGATGGCGGTGGCCCTGAACGCGGTGGAGCGGGCCCGTGTGCCCCGTGGCGGCAGCGCGCTGGTGACGGGTGCGGGCGCGGTCGGGATGGGTGCGTTGTTCGCGTTCAAAGCGCACGGTGTCGATGAAGTGCTGATGGTGGAGCCCTCGCCGGCACGCCGTGCGGCGGCCGAACGGCACGGGGGTCGGGTGCTCGACCCCGGCGCGGTCGACGTGGCCGCGGAGGTGATGGCCTTCACCGGGGGGCGTGGCGTGGACGCCGCCGTCGAATGCTCGGGCCGGGCCGACGCGCTGGACGCCGCGATCCGCTCGCTGGCCGCCCGGGCGCCGGTGGTGATGGTGGCCCTGTACTCCGGCCCGGTGGCCATCGACGCGTCCGTGGTGCGCCTGGCCGAACTCGCCCTGCTCGGCTGTGAGGCCTACCCGGACGGGGTCTTCGAGAGGGTCATCGAGCACATGGCGAGCGGTCACTACCCGACGGACGGCTGGCTCGACCACATCCCGCTCCACGACACCCTCGCCGGGCTGCACGACGTCCGGGGCGCTCGACGGCTCAAGGTCCTCGTGGACATTCCGGACGGCGGCGGGAGTTGA
- a CDS encoding acyl-CoA dehydrogenase family protein translates to MDFGFSPRASELQDRMRSFMEQHVFPAEAVYDRQLAEADDPHALPPVMTDLKEKARAEGLWNLFMAHGDWGAGLTNLEYAPLMELAGRSIIGPEVFNCSAPDTGNMELLALYGTPAQQERWLRPLLEAEIRSSFAMTEPEVASSDARNIRTRITRHGDSYVVNGRKWYTSGILDPDCKLIILMGKTDPDAPTYRQQSMLLIPRDTPGVTVLRDLPMFGYTDRCGHGEVLFENVRVPVENILGGEGDGFSIAQGRLGPGRMHYAMRAVGFAERALQLMCERATERVAFGGPLADRGVVREWIARSRIEIEQLRLLVLKSAWLMDTVGNAAARMEVAAIKVAALEVAHQVVDRAVQAHGAAGVSDDTVLARLFSITRALKIADGPDEVHLRTVARQELARYKKSDPKAERQTADSKAERQSADTKAGAA, encoded by the coding sequence GTGGATTTCGGATTCTCGCCCCGGGCGAGTGAACTCCAGGACCGTATGCGGTCGTTCATGGAACAGCACGTCTTCCCCGCGGAGGCCGTCTACGACCGGCAGCTGGCCGAGGCGGACGACCCGCACGCGCTGCCACCGGTGATGACCGACTTGAAGGAGAAGGCACGCGCCGAGGGCCTGTGGAACCTCTTCATGGCGCACGGCGACTGGGGCGCCGGACTCACCAACCTCGAATACGCGCCCCTCATGGAACTGGCGGGCCGCTCCATCATCGGCCCTGAGGTGTTCAACTGCTCGGCACCCGACACCGGCAACATGGAACTGCTCGCGCTGTACGGCACCCCCGCACAGCAGGAACGCTGGCTGCGGCCCCTGCTGGAGGCCGAGATCCGGTCCAGCTTCGCGATGACCGAGCCCGAGGTCGCCAGCTCCGACGCCCGCAACATCCGCACCCGCATCACCCGCCACGGCGACAGCTATGTCGTCAACGGCCGCAAGTGGTACACCTCCGGGATCCTCGACCCCGACTGCAAGCTGATCATCCTGATGGGCAAGACCGACCCGGACGCGCCCACCTACCGCCAGCAGAGCATGCTGCTCATTCCCCGCGACACACCGGGCGTCACCGTCCTGCGCGACCTGCCGATGTTCGGCTACACCGACCGGTGCGGCCACGGCGAGGTGCTCTTCGAGAACGTCCGCGTACCCGTGGAGAACATCCTCGGCGGTGAGGGCGACGGATTCTCCATCGCCCAGGGCCGGCTCGGCCCCGGACGCATGCACTACGCGATGCGCGCCGTGGGTTTCGCGGAACGCGCCCTGCAGCTGATGTGCGAACGCGCCACTGAGCGTGTCGCCTTCGGCGGGCCCCTGGCGGATCGCGGCGTGGTGCGCGAGTGGATCGCCCGCAGCCGCATCGAGATTGAACAACTACGGCTGCTCGTCTTGAAGTCGGCATGGCTGATGGACACCGTCGGCAACGCCGCCGCCCGGATGGAGGTCGCCGCGATCAAGGTGGCGGCGCTGGAGGTCGCCCACCAGGTGGTCGACCGCGCGGTCCAGGCACACGGCGCGGCGGGGGTCAGCGACGACACCGTACTGGCCCGGCTGTTCTCCATCACCCGGGCACTGAAGATCGCCGACGGGCCCGACGAGGTGCACCTGCGCACGGTCGCCCGCCAGGAACTCGCCCGGTACAAGAAGTCCGATCCGAAGGCCGAACGGCAGACCGCCGACTCGAAGGCCGAACGGCAGTCGGCCGACACGAAGGCAGGGGCAGCGTGA
- a CDS encoding thiolase family protein codes for MSADVLICGAGRTPFGRTEASGRQLAVGAVNSALADAGIEWSRVGAAFGGSDSAGLADTLVAQLGLTGLPFVNVKNGCATGGSALVSAVNAIRSGMADVVLAVGFDKHPRGAFDPRPEDWGLGAEYGSDGLMVTTQFFGMKIQRYMHDHGITPQTLALVAEKAYRNGGLTPEAWRRKPVSAEEILDSGMVSDPLTRFMFCSPGAGAAALVLCSPEVARTLDGPSVTLRSAAVRTRRFGSFEVFSPWIPGGELTSVSRDASAAAFEEAGLGPSDVDVCQLQDTESGAEVMHMAECGFCENGEQERLIASGATEIGGTLPVNTDGGCIANGEPIGASGLRQVYEVVQQLRGRAGERQVQGEPRVGFTHVYGAPGVSACTVLSR; via the coding sequence ATGAGCGCCGACGTCCTGATCTGCGGTGCCGGGCGCACCCCGTTCGGCCGCACGGAGGCAAGCGGCCGCCAACTGGCCGTCGGCGCGGTGAACAGCGCTCTGGCGGACGCCGGAATCGAGTGGTCGCGGGTGGGAGCGGCGTTCGGCGGCAGCGACAGCGCCGGGCTCGCCGACACCCTGGTGGCCCAACTCGGCCTCACCGGGCTGCCGTTCGTCAACGTCAAGAACGGCTGCGCGACCGGCGGCAGCGCCCTGGTCTCCGCCGTGAACGCGATCCGCTCCGGCATGGCGGACGTGGTCCTGGCCGTCGGCTTCGACAAACATCCGCGCGGCGCCTTCGACCCCCGCCCCGAGGACTGGGGACTGGGCGCCGAGTACGGCAGCGACGGATTGATGGTGACCACCCAGTTCTTCGGCATGAAGATCCAGCGCTACATGCACGACCACGGAATCACGCCGCAGACCCTCGCCCTGGTCGCCGAGAAGGCTTACCGCAACGGGGGACTGACCCCCGAGGCATGGCGGCGCAAGCCGGTGTCCGCCGAGGAGATCCTCGACTCCGGCATGGTCAGTGATCCCCTGACCCGCTTCATGTTCTGCTCGCCGGGAGCGGGCGCCGCCGCGCTCGTCCTGTGCTCGCCCGAGGTCGCCCGCACCCTGGACGGCCCGTCGGTCACCCTGCGCTCGGCGGCCGTACGCACCCGTCGCTTCGGCTCGTTCGAGGTGTTCAGCCCCTGGATCCCCGGGGGCGAGCTCACCAGCGTCAGCCGCGACGCCTCCGCCGCCGCCTTCGAGGAGGCGGGGCTCGGTCCCAGCGACGTGGACGTGTGCCAGCTCCAGGACACCGAGAGCGGCGCCGAGGTCATGCACATGGCCGAGTGCGGGTTCTGCGAGAACGGCGAACAGGAGCGGCTGATCGCCTCGGGCGCCACCGAGATCGGCGGCACCCTGCCGGTCAACACCGACGGCGGCTGCATCGCCAACGGCGAACCCATCGGCGCGTCGGGACTGCGCCAGGTCTACGAGGTCGTCCAGCAACTGCGCGGCCGGGCCGGCGAACGACAGGTCCAGGGCGAACCGAGGGTCGGCTTCACCCATGTGTACGGCGCCCCGGGCGTGAGCGCCTGCACGGTGCTGTCCCGCTGA
- a CDS encoding SDR family oxidoreductase, translated as MSANTLDGKVAVITGGSRGIGLGIAGAYRAAGAHVVIAARKAAGLAQAREELLRVKGDGDLHTVVANAGEPDQAEACVDETMARFARVDILVNNAATNPYHGDLLDLDLPRAEKTVRVNQYGMIAWTRCAWRAWMAEHGGAVVNIASVGGLIVDPHIGYYNATKAAMLHMTRQLAYELGPRARVNAIAPGLIKTELARAVWEVREPILTAKLPMRRLGTVEDVASAALFLASDASSWMTGQTLVLDGGATALPIGVDE; from the coding sequence GTGAGCGCCAACACCCTCGACGGCAAGGTGGCCGTCATCACCGGCGGATCCCGCGGCATCGGCCTCGGCATCGCCGGCGCCTACCGGGCGGCCGGCGCGCACGTGGTCATAGCGGCCCGGAAGGCTGCCGGACTGGCCCAGGCACGCGAGGAACTGCTGCGCGTCAAGGGCGACGGCGACCTCCACACCGTGGTGGCCAACGCCGGCGAGCCCGACCAGGCCGAGGCCTGCGTCGACGAGACCATGGCCCGCTTCGCCCGCGTCGACATCCTCGTCAACAACGCGGCGACCAACCCGTACCACGGCGACCTGCTCGACCTGGACCTGCCGCGGGCGGAGAAGACGGTCCGGGTCAACCAGTACGGGATGATCGCCTGGACCCGCTGCGCCTGGCGCGCCTGGATGGCCGAACACGGGGGAGCGGTCGTCAACATCGCCTCCGTCGGCGGACTGATCGTCGACCCGCACATCGGCTACTACAACGCCACCAAGGCGGCCATGCTCCACATGACCCGGCAACTCGCCTACGAACTCGGGCCGCGCGCACGGGTGAACGCCATCGCCCCCGGCCTGATCAAGACCGAACTGGCGCGTGCGGTGTGGGAGGTCCGCGAGCCCATCCTCACCGCCAAGCTGCCGATGCGGCGCCTGGGCACCGTAGAGGACGTGGCGAGCGCTGCGCTGTTCCTCGCCTCCGACGCCTCCTCCTGGATGACCGGTCAGACCCTGGTGCTCGACGGGGGCGCGACCGCACTGCCGATCGGGGTGGACGAGTGA
- a CDS encoding enoyl-CoA hydratase/isomerase family protein, with translation MEIQDDGLARVTLRRGHAGNAIDLETARGLLHAARACERAAVRAVLLTGEGKAFCVGGDLREFSRLTGEALAKHLVAVTDALHDALRTFAAIDAPMVTAVQGAVAGAGIGLAVAADVTLAADDVTFTAAYTGIGYSPDAGVSWQLPRLVGPKRAVELLLTNRRVPAREAATMGLVSRVVPSGELSAEAERTVEALRRGPTSAFGATLRLVASGQTADLARHLDDEARALAAAAASDEGREGVAAFLDKRAPDFTRIPSRP, from the coding sequence GTGGAGATCCAGGACGACGGCCTCGCCCGCGTCACGCTGCGCCGGGGCCACGCGGGCAACGCCATCGACCTGGAGACCGCGCGCGGGCTCCTCCACGCGGCACGGGCATGCGAACGTGCGGCCGTACGGGCCGTGCTGCTCACCGGTGAGGGGAAGGCGTTCTGCGTCGGCGGCGACCTCAGGGAGTTCTCCCGGCTCACGGGTGAAGCCCTGGCGAAACACCTCGTCGCGGTGACCGACGCCCTGCACGACGCCCTGCGCACGTTCGCCGCGATCGACGCGCCCATGGTGACCGCCGTCCAGGGAGCCGTCGCCGGCGCGGGCATCGGCCTCGCCGTGGCCGCCGACGTGACACTCGCGGCCGACGACGTCACGTTCACCGCCGCGTACACCGGTATCGGTTACTCGCCGGACGCCGGGGTGAGCTGGCAGCTGCCCCGCCTCGTCGGGCCCAAGCGGGCGGTGGAGCTGCTGCTGACGAACCGCCGTGTACCGGCGAGGGAAGCCGCCACGATGGGCCTGGTGAGCCGTGTCGTCCCGTCCGGCGAACTGTCCGCCGAGGCCGAGCGGACCGTCGAGGCCCTGCGCCGCGGCCCCACCTCCGCCTTCGGCGCCACCCTCCGCCTCGTCGCCTCCGGTCAGACCGCGGATCTCGCCCGGCATCTCGACGACGAGGCCAGGGCGCTCGCCGCCGCGGCCGCCTCGGACGAGGGCCGTGAGGGCGTCGCCGCGTTCCTCGACAAGAGGGCGCCGGACTTCACACGCATCCCGTCCAGGCCCTGA